One segment of Herbaspirillum hiltneri N3 DNA contains the following:
- the pabB gene encoding aminodeoxychorismate synthase component I yields the protein MSLPCFALLDDSYRHDDANASAGEPRSRLYTGHHATLRCDDADGMGKMLADMHDAQRQGLHAVALFSYELGGRLHGIAAHARQPGPLAEILLFSECRHLSAAQTDEWLQQQQDAIPTAAAAAAAGVANVRASVDEQRFSADIARIRDYIAAGDTYQVNYTYRLHFDAWGEPVSLYNKLRARQPVPYGALIRLPDERWVLSFSPELFVRHTQGKLLAQPMKGTAPAHDDAAKNSRRADQLANDEKNRAENLMIVDLLRNDLGRVAVAGSVQVPHLFAVGRFGQVLQMTSTVTAQLRDDAHIADVVAALYPCGSITGAPKRRTMQIIRELESTPRGIYTGAIGWFDAAPPERTLGDFCLSVPIRTLVLQAPQNGVRSGEMGVGAGIVYDSKAAGEFAECRLKSAFLTGLDSDFSLFETIHADRDNGCRHLDLHVQRLQGSAAYFNFAFDETAVRNALTQVCAQLPSATPYRLRLDLFRDGAIRLQQGVLSPLGATVKVFISPTPSASNALFLRHKTSVRTAYDEAWKEAERRGGFDTLFFNERDELTEGGRSNVFVRLDGRWYTPPLAAGALPGVMRSVLLADAAYAASERSITRDELRRAEAVMICNALRGAVHADVVWDMAA from the coding sequence ATGTCCCTCCCCTGCTTCGCCCTGCTCGACGACAGCTACCGCCACGATGATGCCAACGCGTCCGCGGGCGAACCGCGTTCGCGCCTGTACACCGGCCATCATGCGACGCTGCGCTGCGACGATGCAGACGGCATGGGAAAGATGCTCGCCGACATGCACGATGCGCAGCGGCAAGGCCTGCATGCGGTGGCGCTGTTCAGCTACGAACTGGGCGGCCGCCTGCACGGCATTGCTGCCCATGCGAGGCAACCCGGTCCGCTCGCAGAAATCCTGCTCTTCAGCGAGTGCCGCCACCTCAGCGCTGCGCAGACCGATGAATGGCTGCAGCAACAGCAAGATGCCATTCCTACTGCTGCTGCTGCCGCTGCTGCCGGCGTCGCCAACGTCCGCGCCAGCGTCGACGAACAGCGTTTCAGCGCCGACATCGCGCGCATCCGCGACTACATCGCGGCCGGCGACACTTACCAGGTCAACTACACCTACCGTCTGCATTTCGACGCCTGGGGCGAACCGGTCAGCCTGTACAACAAGCTGCGCGCGCGCCAGCCGGTGCCGTACGGTGCACTGATCCGCCTGCCGGATGAGCGCTGGGTGCTGTCGTTTTCGCCGGAATTGTTCGTCCGCCACACGCAAGGAAAATTGCTCGCCCAGCCGATGAAAGGCACCGCACCGGCGCATGACGATGCTGCGAAAAATAGCCGCCGTGCCGATCAGCTGGCCAACGACGAAAAGAACCGCGCCGAGAACCTGATGATCGTCGATCTGCTGCGCAACGACCTCGGCCGCGTCGCCGTCGCCGGCTCGGTGCAGGTGCCGCATCTGTTCGCAGTCGGCCGCTTCGGCCAGGTGCTGCAGATGACCTCGACCGTCACGGCGCAGCTGCGCGATGACGCGCACATCGCCGACGTGGTCGCCGCGCTCTACCCTTGCGGTTCAATTACCGGCGCCCCCAAACGCCGCACCATGCAAATCATCCGCGAACTGGAGTCGACGCCGCGCGGCATCTACACCGGTGCGATCGGCTGGTTCGACGCCGCGCCGCCGGAACGGACGCTGGGCGACTTCTGCCTGTCGGTGCCGATCCGCACGCTGGTGCTGCAAGCCCCTCAAAACGGCGTACGCAGCGGTGAAATGGGCGTGGGCGCCGGCATCGTCTATGACAGCAAGGCAGCCGGGGAATTTGCGGAATGCCGGTTGAAGTCGGCGTTCCTGACCGGACTCGATAGCGACTTCAGCCTGTTTGAAACCATCCATGCCGATCGTGACAACGGCTGCCGCCACCTGGACCTGCATGTGCAGCGGCTGCAAGGCTCTGCGGCGTATTTCAATTTCGCATTTGACGAGACCGCCGTCCGCAATGCACTGACGCAAGTCTGCGCGCAACTGCCGTCGGCAACGCCGTATCGCTTGCGGCTGGACCTGTTCCGCGACGGCGCGATCCGGTTGCAGCAAGGCGTGCTATCCCCCTTGGGCGCGACGGTAAAGGTGTTCATCTCGCCGACGCCGAGCGCGAGCAACGCACTGTTCCTGCGCCACAAGACATCGGTGCGCACCGCTTACGATGAAGCCTGGAAAGAAGCGGAACGGCGCGGCGGTTTCGACACGCTGTTCTTCAACGAGCGCGACGAACTGACTGAAGGCGGCCGCAGCAATGTCTTCGTCCGACTGGATGGACGCTGGTACACGCCGCCGCTGGCGGCCGGAGCGCTGCCCGGCGTGATGCGTTCGGTGCTGCTCGCCGACGCTGCGTACGCAGCGAGCGAACGCAGCATCACGCGCGA
- a CDS encoding DHA2 family efflux MFS transporter permease subunit: MALQRTFTIPLIVACALFMEQMDSTVISTSLPVLAIDIAVDPISLKLALTSYLVSLAVFIPISGWMADRFGALTIFRSAICVFMLGSILCGVSQSLPEFVAARFFQGIGGAMMVPVGRLVILRSVDKANLVKALSYLTIPAMFGPVLGPPLGGFITTYFHWRWIFFINIPISILGLYLATRFIANARAESVAPLDWVGFLLSALGCSLVMMGLATAGRHLVSGDISLVCVVLGSLSLVAYVWHARRTEHPLIDLKLLKIETLQAGVGGGSLFRLGIGAIPFLLPLMLQLGFGFSAFHSGLLTCASAAGAMFMKTIAAKFLKRYGFRRVMIVNGICGVLSLAAIGLFTPATPYAVILIVLLIGGCFRSLQFTSLNAISYADVDSNRLSQATSIASVAQQLSVGMGVVLGGFALQMSNHLQGHATLVSQDFWPAFLTVAVAASFSIPMLMRLPPDAGAELAGRGPAKASAT; this comes from the coding sequence ATGGCTTTACAGCGCACATTCACCATTCCCCTGATCGTCGCTTGCGCCCTGTTCATGGAACAGATGGACTCAACCGTGATTTCGACCTCACTGCCGGTGCTGGCGATCGACATAGCGGTCGATCCGATTTCGCTCAAGCTGGCGCTGACGTCTTACCTGGTCAGCCTGGCCGTGTTCATTCCGATCAGCGGCTGGATGGCCGACCGCTTCGGCGCGCTGACGATTTTCCGCTCGGCGATCTGCGTGTTCATGCTGGGTTCTATCCTGTGCGGCGTCTCGCAGAGCCTGCCGGAGTTCGTCGCGGCGCGATTCTTCCAGGGCATCGGCGGGGCCATGATGGTGCCGGTGGGGCGGCTGGTGATCCTGCGCAGCGTCGACAAGGCCAACCTGGTCAAGGCGCTCAGCTACCTCACCATTCCGGCGATGTTCGGACCGGTGCTGGGGCCGCCGCTGGGCGGTTTCATCACGACGTATTTCCACTGGCGCTGGATCTTCTTCATCAATATCCCGATCAGCATCCTCGGCCTCTACCTGGCCACGCGCTTCATCGCCAACGCCAGGGCGGAAAGCGTCGCGCCGCTCGACTGGGTCGGTTTCCTGCTGTCGGCGCTGGGTTGTTCGCTGGTGATGATGGGGCTGGCGACCGCCGGACGACATCTGGTGTCGGGCGACATTTCGCTGGTCTGCGTGGTGCTCGGCAGCCTGTCGCTGGTCGCCTACGTCTGGCATGCGCGCCGTACCGAGCATCCGCTGATCGACCTCAAGCTGCTCAAGATCGAGACCTTGCAGGCCGGCGTCGGCGGCGGCTCCCTGTTCCGCCTCGGCATCGGCGCGATTCCCTTCCTGTTGCCGCTGATGCTGCAGCTGGGTTTCGGCTTCAGCGCCTTCCATTCCGGTCTGCTGACCTGCGCGTCGGCGGCCGGCGCGATGTTCATGAAGACCATCGCCGCCAAATTCCTCAAGCGCTACGGTTTTCGCCGGGTGATGATCGTCAACGGCATCTGCGGCGTGCTATCGCTGGCGGCGATAGGCTTGTTCACGCCGGCTACGCCTTATGCGGTGATCCTGATCGTGCTGCTGATCGGCGGTTGCTTCCGCTCGCTGCAATTCACCAGTCTCAATGCGATTTCCTACGCCGACGTCGATAGCAATCGCCTCAGCCAGGCCACCAGCATCGCCAGCGTGGCGCAGCAGTTGTCGGTCGGCATGGGCGTGGTGCTGGGCGGTTTCGCCTTGCAGATGTCCAACCACTTGCAAGGACACGCCACCCTGGTGAGCCAGGATTTCTGGCCCGCTTTCCTGACGGTGGCGGTGGCGGCGTCGTTCTCCATCCCGATGCTGATGCGCCTGCCTCCCGATGCCGGCGCCGAACTGGCCGGCCGCGGTCCGGCCAAGGCAAGCGCAACCTAA
- a CDS encoding DMT family transporter: MAHMQLKYSVFPISAILIWSGNTIVSKMAAGVIEPAAMSFYRWLMAGILLTPFCLRGVWRQRRQIRPHLPKVVLLALFGMVLYQSLAYFAAATSSATSMGMIASLMPLLTLLLSSILLREPPTWGTLIGGILSLFGLMILIGKGHPAQLFTNGVVFGDLLMLVATVAYAFYSVLLKRWALPIAAWHLLYMQIWVAVILLFPLCLAAPYSPVTAANLPLLLYAGIAASIISQILWMNGVAHLGATHSTMFMNLSPIFTVIIAMAVLGEELHSYHAVGGGITLIGVVLAQVIRRRIVRPAV, translated from the coding sequence ATGGCCCACATGCAGCTCAAATACAGCGTCTTCCCGATCAGCGCGATCCTGATCTGGTCCGGCAACACCATCGTCAGCAAGATGGCGGCGGGCGTGATCGAGCCGGCGGCGATGTCGTTTTACCGCTGGCTGATGGCAGGCATCCTGCTCACGCCGTTTTGCCTGCGCGGGGTCTGGCGGCAGCGCCGGCAAATTCGTCCACACCTGCCGAAAGTGGTGCTGCTGGCCTTGTTCGGCATGGTGCTGTACCAGAGCCTGGCGTATTTTGCGGCGGCCACGTCCTCGGCTACCAGTATGGGCATGATTGCGTCGCTGATGCCGCTGCTGACCTTGCTGCTCAGCAGCATCCTGCTGCGCGAGCCGCCGACCTGGGGCACGCTGATCGGCGGCATCTTGTCGCTGTTCGGCCTGATGATCCTGATCGGCAAAGGCCACCCGGCGCAGCTGTTCACCAACGGCGTGGTGTTCGGCGACCTGCTGATGCTGGTGGCGACCGTCGCCTATGCCTTCTACAGCGTGCTGCTCAAGCGCTGGGCGCTGCCGATCGCGGCCTGGCATCTGCTGTACATGCAAATCTGGGTGGCGGTGATCCTGCTGTTTCCGCTCTGTCTGGCGGCGCCGTATTCGCCGGTCACCGCGGCCAATCTGCCGCTGCTGCTGTATGCAGGCATCGCCGCCTCCATCATTTCGCAGATACTGTGGATGAACGGCGTCGCCCATCTTGGGGCGACGCATTCCACCATGTTCATGAACTTGTCGCCCATTTTTACCGTCATAATTGCCATGGCCGTGCTGGGCGAGGAACTGCATTCGTATCACGCCGTCGGCGGCGGCATCACGCTCATCGGCGTGGTGCTGGCGCAGGTGATCAGGCGCAGGATCGTGCGGCCGGCCGTCTGA
- the corA gene encoding magnesium/cobalt transporter CorA: MNNANMVVNCTAYKSGKKLRDITIEEISDVLQEENTFVWVGLLEPSVELMRQIKEEFNLHELAVEDAYAAHQRPKIEEYGDTLFVVLQTAQVVDAEVQFGETHIFVGARFVVSVRHGASKSYAKVREHCEMLPERLVRGPSYVLYSIMDFVVDNYGPIMNDLEERFDKYESELFERDSERAHLQDLYQLKRQLIKIRSAAMPLLDVCTQLLRFHENIITKEGKIYFRDIYDHVVRLIETGDRLREMVAAAMQIDLAQVTIRQNEVVQTLAGWGAILAIPTMIFSLYGMNFAHMPGLDWRWSFPLVLGGIVTGCSLLWRRLRRAGWL; encoded by the coding sequence ATGAACAACGCAAACATGGTCGTCAACTGTACGGCCTACAAGAGCGGCAAAAAGCTGCGCGACATCACGATCGAGGAAATCAGCGACGTGCTGCAGGAGGAGAACACCTTCGTCTGGGTCGGCCTGCTCGAACCGAGCGTCGAACTGATGCGCCAGATCAAGGAAGAATTCAACCTCCATGAACTGGCCGTGGAGGATGCCTACGCCGCGCATCAGCGCCCCAAGATCGAGGAATACGGCGACACCCTGTTCGTGGTGCTGCAGACCGCGCAAGTGGTCGATGCCGAGGTGCAATTCGGCGAGACCCACATCTTCGTCGGCGCGCGTTTCGTGGTGTCGGTGCGGCATGGCGCGTCGAAGAGCTACGCCAAGGTGCGCGAACACTGCGAAATGCTGCCCGAGCGGCTGGTGCGCGGCCCGAGCTATGTGCTGTATTCGATCATGGACTTCGTGGTGGACAACTACGGTCCCATCATGAACGATCTGGAAGAGCGTTTCGACAAGTACGAATCGGAGCTCTTCGAGCGCGATTCCGAGCGGGCGCACTTGCAGGACCTGTACCAGCTCAAGCGCCAGCTGATCAAGATCCGTTCGGCGGCGATGCCGCTGCTCGATGTCTGCACGCAGCTGCTGCGTTTCCATGAAAACATCATCACCAAGGAAGGCAAGATCTATTTCCGCGACATCTACGACCACGTGGTGCGCCTGATAGAGACCGGCGACCGCCTCCGTGAAATGGTGGCAGCGGCGATGCAGATTGACCTCGCGCAGGTGACCATTCGCCAGAACGAGGTGGTGCAGACACTGGCCGGCTGGGGGGCGATCCTGGCGATCCCGACCATGATCTTCAGCTTGTACGGGATGAACTTCGCCCACATGCCGGGGCTGGATTGGCGCTGGAGTTTCCCCCTGGTGCTGGGCGGCATCGTCACCGGCTGTTCGCTGCTGTGGCGGCGCTTGCGCAGGGCGGGATGGTTGTAA
- a CDS encoding translocation/assembly module TamB domain-containing protein: MFTSIRTRILFFSIALLVASLGVVGAVSYVIVKADNDRAIDESARSIADGYASAINEWVAAKASMAAAAADGVLQADPVFVIKQLQKSGGFYVTTFGKEDKTAYTSAEGLPAGYDPTGRSWYQQSVKAGKAVVTKPYTDVVTKKPMVSFTAQVRKDGVLQGVVAAAVFLDGVSNVVKAVHPTPASFAFLVDRDGMMLAHPDAQWINKPVKDWNPELTAERLNSLAGNDASKEIVLNGAAKLVQAIAVKDTEWTLLVAIDKADVNAGMRHATQSSLIAIVLVAALAALILRLITAAVFRRLSQVRNAMDSIGSGNGDLTMRLPEDGKDEVTQIARSFNVFVQKITTILQEIRHTSDAVKVSSSEIASGNLDLSGRTEQQAGALEETASAMEELTSTVKQNSDNARQANQLALAASAIAKEGGEVVGNVVATPFATVPLKRARIDVQHVNPQAFSSGAPKADLQLRADLAPVAGATAENLRVAGPVAISNAIPGSLDRQRLPLTSVKARVDLGVDSQQLSDLRVALLKDAMLTGKGEFHPADKTGRFDFDVAGLDLQAIHNELKPTRLAGPLNVVLHPGGQDVVLKLQDAQYGIHADAAITPEQVTLRQVSLTARKARLELAGTLATVGAMEYAFKGKLADFDPSLWVKTGKAPARSGSGADAGIAAHPVTARINMDFDTTGSLSPALQAKLNFTIYDSSYDQLPMSGAGKLQLAGKRLLPSSLELLVAGNQLQLKGAFGAPADKLDIHLDAPQLARLGFGISGLLKLDGQLTGSMQRPNLRATYSGRQLAFGPHQLNRFDGQADLQTDLNASAASASNKLQLSIDGDGYSGPDAALKQLKLSLSGTYGDHKLAVQADGRVRNQTLALQLNAHGKVTEDKNGYGWNGVIDKLENQGLPRIALASPLSLTLAADTLVAGATRLNVDRMAIDLRSLSYQQGRIRSEGSAKALDVGRILELVREMTGTAPPAKTDLVLDADWNFSLADTASGFLQVLRKSGDVAVNTGVSQVALGLSALQLRVDLAGRDAKFNGRVVADRIGAIEAQGQAGLLHQDGVLTLLPDSPLTAHARLNVPEVKTVGALLGPQYSLDGKLAMDLNAAGTLAKPRLTGAINGDGLAVTLFDQGIQLKEGTVRIAMDDNVIDLRQIEFHGGEGTLRATGKVKLGDADPDLNATIVADRLQLFASPDRQLMLSGQAKLANVNEQLRIDGKFTVDKALFDLPKSSAPKLGDDVVIVRKDKDGKSRAKAGAAATSKEKLTAATEKPAGRFAPVMNIVVDLGNNFRFNGSGADLKLRGEMNVRSEPLLPLRATGTVRVAEGTYEAFGTKLNIERGIINFQGPISNPNLNILAMRRNQDVEAGVEVTGNANLPRVRLVSEPNVPDDEKLSWMMFGHGSDSSGLGQRSASSQALAFVGNFGGKKIAKDIGLDQFSIGASESGLSDEQVVNLGKSISEKLSVGYEQSLTGAASIAKATWQLSRRWSLVARTGTINGLNVLYNLRFD; encoded by the coding sequence ATGTTTACCTCAATCAGAACGCGTATTTTATTTTTCAGCATTGCCTTGCTTGTTGCGAGCCTGGGCGTAGTCGGCGCCGTCTCTTACGTCATCGTCAAGGCGGACAACGACCGCGCCATCGACGAGAGCGCGCGTTCCATTGCCGACGGCTATGCCTCGGCGATCAACGAATGGGTCGCGGCCAAGGCCAGCATGGCCGCGGCAGCGGCAGACGGTGTGTTGCAAGCCGATCCGGTATTCGTCATCAAGCAGTTGCAGAAGAGCGGCGGCTTCTATGTCACGACCTTCGGCAAGGAAGACAAGACTGCCTACACGTCCGCCGAGGGATTGCCGGCCGGCTACGATCCGACCGGTCGGTCCTGGTACCAGCAATCGGTCAAGGCCGGAAAGGCCGTGGTGACCAAACCCTACACCGATGTCGTGACGAAGAAACCGATGGTGTCCTTCACCGCGCAGGTGAGAAAAGACGGCGTCTTGCAGGGCGTGGTGGCGGCTGCGGTGTTCCTCGACGGCGTCAGCAATGTGGTGAAAGCGGTGCATCCGACCCCGGCCAGTTTTGCCTTCCTGGTCGACCGCGACGGCATGATGCTGGCCCACCCGGATGCGCAATGGATCAACAAGCCGGTCAAGGACTGGAACCCCGAACTGACGGCGGAACGTCTCAATAGCCTGGCCGGCAATGACGCCAGCAAGGAAATCGTGCTCAACGGCGCCGCCAAGCTGGTTCAGGCAATCGCGGTCAAAGACACCGAATGGACCTTGCTGGTGGCGATCGACAAGGCCGACGTCAACGCCGGCATGCGCCACGCCACGCAATCGTCGCTGATCGCCATCGTGCTGGTGGCGGCGTTGGCGGCACTGATCCTGCGACTGATCACTGCGGCGGTGTTCCGGCGCCTGTCGCAGGTGCGCAATGCGATGGACAGCATCGGTTCCGGCAACGGCGACCTGACCATGCGCCTGCCGGAAGACGGCAAGGATGAAGTCACCCAGATCGCCAGGTCCTTCAACGTCTTCGTGCAAAAGATCACCACCATCTTGCAAGAGATCCGGCATACCAGCGACGCCGTCAAGGTATCGTCGTCCGAAATCGCCAGCGGCAACCTCGACTTGTCCGGCCGCACCGAGCAGCAAGCCGGAGCCCTGGAAGAAACCGCTTCCGCGATGGAAGAACTGACCTCCACCGTCAAGCAGAACTCGGACAATGCACGGCAGGCCAATCAACTGGCGCTGGCGGCATCGGCGATTGCCAAAGAAGGCGGCGAAGTGGTCGGCAACGTCGTCGCCACGCCGTTTGCCACGGTGCCGCTCAAGCGCGCCAGGATCGACGTGCAGCATGTCAATCCGCAAGCCTTCAGCAGCGGCGCGCCGAAAGCCGACCTGCAACTGCGCGCCGATCTGGCGCCGGTGGCCGGCGCGACGGCAGAGAACCTCCGTGTGGCCGGCCCGGTCGCGATCTCCAACGCCATCCCCGGCAGTCTCGACCGGCAACGCCTGCCGCTGACCTCGGTCAAGGCCAGGGTCGACCTCGGCGTCGACAGCCAGCAGCTGAGCGACTTGCGCGTGGCGCTGCTCAAGGATGCGATGCTGACGGGCAAAGGTGAATTTCATCCGGCGGACAAGACAGGCCGCTTCGACTTCGACGTCGCCGGACTGGACCTGCAAGCGATCCACAACGAACTCAAACCGACCCGCCTGGCCGGACCGCTCAACGTCGTCCTCCATCCGGGCGGCCAGGATGTGGTTCTGAAACTGCAGGATGCGCAGTACGGCATCCACGCCGACGCCGCCATCACGCCTGAACAGGTCACGCTAAGGCAGGTATCGCTGACGGCCCGGAAGGCGCGACTGGAGCTGGCCGGCACGCTGGCTACGGTGGGCGCCATGGAATATGCCTTCAAGGGCAAGCTGGCCGACTTCGATCCTTCGCTGTGGGTGAAGACCGGCAAGGCGCCGGCCAGGTCCGGCAGCGGCGCTGACGCCGGCATTGCAGCGCACCCGGTCACCGCGCGCATCAACATGGACTTCGACACCACCGGCTCGCTCTCGCCGGCATTGCAGGCGAAGCTGAATTTCACCATCTACGACAGCAGCTATGACCAGTTGCCGATGAGCGGCGCCGGCAAGTTGCAACTGGCCGGCAAGCGCCTGCTGCCGAGCAGCCTGGAGCTGCTGGTGGCGGGCAACCAGTTGCAGCTCAAGGGTGCGTTCGGCGCCCCTGCCGACAAGCTCGACATCCACCTCGATGCGCCGCAGCTGGCGCGACTGGGCTTCGGGATTTCCGGCCTCCTCAAGCTGGACGGCCAGCTGACCGGCAGCATGCAGCGTCCCAACCTGCGTGCGACCTATAGCGGCCGGCAACTGGCCTTCGGCCCGCACCAGCTGAATCGCTTCGATGGCCAGGCCGACCTGCAGACCGATCTCAATGCGAGCGCCGCGTCGGCCAGCAACAAGCTGCAACTGAGCATCGACGGGGATGGCTATAGCGGCCCCGACGCTGCACTCAAGCAACTGAAACTGAGCCTGTCCGGCACCTACGGCGACCACAAGCTGGCCGTGCAAGCCGACGGTCGCGTGCGCAACCAGACGCTGGCCCTGCAGCTCAACGCCCACGGCAAAGTCACCGAAGACAAGAACGGCTACGGCTGGAACGGCGTCATCGACAAACTCGAGAACCAGGGCCTGCCGCGCATCGCGCTGGCGTCGCCACTCAGTCTCACGCTGGCCGCCGACACGCTGGTGGCCGGCGCCACCCGGCTCAATGTCGACCGCATGGCGATCGACCTGCGCAGCCTGAGCTACCAGCAAGGCCGTATCCGTTCCGAAGGCAGCGCCAAGGCCCTCGATGTCGGCCGCATCCTGGAACTGGTGCGGGAGATGACCGGTACTGCTCCGCCAGCGAAGACCGACCTGGTGCTTGACGCCGACTGGAATTTCTCGCTGGCCGACACTGCGTCCGGCTTCTTGCAGGTGCTGCGCAAGAGCGGCGACGTCGCCGTCAACACCGGCGTTTCGCAAGTGGCGCTGGGCCTGTCGGCGCTGCAGCTGCGCGTTGACCTCGCCGGCCGCGATGCGAAATTCAACGGCCGCGTCGTCGCCGATCGCATCGGCGCCATCGAAGCGCAGGGCCAGGCCGGCTTGCTGCATCAGGACGGCGTGCTGACACTGCTGCCGGACTCGCCGCTGACCGCCCACGCACGCCTGAACGTACCCGAGGTCAAGACCGTCGGCGCCCTGCTCGGTCCGCAATACAGTCTCGACGGCAAGCTCGCGATGGACCTCAACGCCGCCGGCACGCTGGCCAAGCCGCGCCTGACCGGCGCCATCAACGGCGACGGCCTGGCCGTGACGCTGTTCGACCAGGGCATCCAGCTCAAGGAAGGCACCGTACGCATCGCCATGGACGACAATGTGATCGACCTGCGCCAGATCGAATTCCACGGCGGCGAAGGCACGCTGCGCGCTACCGGCAAGGTGAAACTGGGCGACGCCGATCCCGACCTCAACGCCACCATCGTGGCCGACCGCCTGCAGCTGTTCGCCAGCCCCGACCGCCAGCTGATGCTGTCGGGTCAGGCCAAGCTGGCCAACGTCAACGAGCAGCTGCGCATCGACGGCAAGTTCACGGTCGACAAGGCCTTGTTCGACCTGCCCAAGAGCAGCGCGCCCAAGCTTGGCGACGATGTCGTGATCGTGCGCAAGGACAAGGATGGCAAGTCGCGGGCCAAGGCCGGCGCGGCCGCGACGTCGAAGGAAAAACTCACGGCCGCGACCGAGAAGCCGGCCGGACGTTTTGCGCCGGTCATGAATATCGTGGTGGACCTTGGCAACAACTTCCGCTTCAACGGCAGCGGCGCCGACCTCAAGCTGCGCGGCGAGATGAACGTGCGCAGCGAGCCGCTGCTGCCGCTGCGCGCCACCGGCACCGTACGCGTCGCCGAAGGCACCTATGAAGCCTTTGGCACCAAGCTCAACATCGAGCGCGGCATCATCAACTTCCAGGGACCGATCAGCAATCCGAACCTGAACATCCTCGCCATGCGCCGCAATCAGGACGTCGAGGCCGGCGTCGAGGTCACGGGCAACGCCAACCTGCCGCGCGTGCGCCTGGTGTCGGAACCGAACGTGCCCGATGACGAGAAGCTCTCGTGGATGATGTTCGGCCACGGCAGCGACAGTTCCGGCCTGGGTCAACGCAGCGCCAGCAGCCAGGCGCTGGCCTTCGTCGGCAACTTCGGCGGCAAGAAGATCGCCAAGGACATCGGTCTCGACCAGTTCTCGATCGGCGCCAGCGAATCGGGCCTGTCCGACGAGCAGGTGGTCAATCTGGGCAAGTCGATCTCGGAAAAACTCTCTGTCGGCTACGAGCAAAGCCTGACCGGCGCGGCCAGCATCGCCAAGGCCACCTGGCAGCTATCGCGACGCTGGTCGCTGGTGGCGCGCACCGGCACCATCAACGGCCTTAACGTGCTGTACAACCTGCGCTTCGACTGA
- a CDS encoding urate hydroxylase PuuD yields MEALFVSYGVEWLNLLVRWLHLITGIAWIGASFYFVWLDNSIRPPKPGSDLANKGVSGELWAVHGGGFYNPQKYLVAPAELPAELHWFKWEAYATWLSGFAMLFIVYYFNASAMMVDKSVADLSGLQSVGVGLGTLVLGWIVYDLLCKSPLGKREGLLGGVMFVFIVAVAYVLTHLLSGRAAYIHVGAMIGTIMVGNVLMVIIPGQRKLVEAMKEGKSPDPIYGKKGKQRSVHNNYFTLPILFIMISNHYAMTYTHAYSWLVLAAIMAAGVLIRHFFNLRHAGKVSIGFPIAGCVLLLAVAIAIAPKPLPKVAAVPAVSPAAVAGASTDSTATVPVAAAASGVDFARVQEVITQRCASCHSAQPTQAGFATAPAGMMLQTPELIRQHAAKVYQRAVQTKDMPLANMTHMTDEERALIGAWFEAGAK; encoded by the coding sequence ATGGAAGCATTGTTCGTATCGTATGGCGTCGAGTGGCTCAATCTGCTGGTGCGCTGGCTGCATCTGATCACCGGGATCGCGTGGATCGGCGCCTCGTTCTATTTCGTCTGGCTGGATAACTCCATCCGTCCGCCGAAGCCAGGCAGCGACCTGGCCAACAAGGGCGTGTCCGGCGAGTTGTGGGCCGTGCACGGCGGCGGGTTCTACAACCCGCAAAAGTATCTGGTCGCGCCTGCCGAGCTGCCTGCCGAGCTGCACTGGTTCAAGTGGGAAGCCTACGCCACCTGGCTCAGCGGCTTTGCGATGCTGTTCATCGTCTATTACTTCAACGCCTCGGCCATGATGGTCGACAAATCGGTCGCCGATCTGTCCGGCCTGCAATCGGTCGGCGTCGGCCTCGGCACGCTGGTGCTCGGCTGGATCGTCTACGACCTGCTGTGCAAATCGCCGCTGGGCAAACGCGAAGGCCTGCTCGGCGGCGTGATGTTCGTCTTCATCGTCGCCGTGGCCTACGTGCTGACGCATTTGCTGAGCGGTCGCGCCGCCTACATCCACGTCGGCGCGATGATCGGCACCATCATGGTCGGCAACGTGCTGATGGTGATCATCCCCGGCCAGCGCAAGCTGGTGGAGGCCATGAAGGAAGGCAAGTCGCCCGATCCGATCTACGGCAAGAAGGGCAAGCAGCGCAGCGTGCACAACAACTACTTCACGCTGCCGATCCTGTTCATCATGATCAGCAACCACTACGCGATGACCTATACCCACGCGTACAGCTGGCTGGTGCTGGCCGCGATCATGGCCGCCGGCGTGCTGATCCGTCACTTCTTCAACCTGCGCCATGCCGGCAAGGTCTCGATCGGCTTTCCGATTGCCGGCTGTGTGCTGCTGCTGGCGGTGGCGATCGCGATTGCGCCTAAGCCGCTGCCGAAGGTTGCCGCTGTACCGGCAGTTTCACCGGCCGCCGTTGCCGGCGCAAGCACGGATAGCACAGCAACTGTACCTGTCGCCGCCGCGGCGAGCGGCGTAGACTTTGCCCGCGTGCAGGAAGTCATCACCCAGCGTTGCGCCAGCTGCCACTCCGCGCAGCCGACGCAGGCCGGTTTCGCCACCGCGCCGGCAGGCATGATGCTGCAGACGCCGGAGCTGATTCGCCAGCACGCCGCCAAGGTGTACCAGCGTGCGGTCCAGACCAAGGACATGCCGCTGGCCAACATGACGCACATGACCGACGAAGAGCGCGCGCTGATCGGCGCCTGGTTCGAAGCGGGCGCGAAGTAA